Within Terriglobia bacterium, the genomic segment ATTCGACCGTGACCAGATCCTGAAAGAAAAAAAAGTAGCACATCATCGAGTAACCCAGCGCCTTCAGGTCGGGAAGCTGCGCGATGAAATCCGTCAGGCTGAAGGTCTTGTGATGTACGGCCAGCGGAATGATCGGCCGGATCTTGTACGTGGCCTCCGTAACGATTCCAAACATGCCATAGCTTGAACGAACGAGCTGCATCAATTCGGGCTGGTCGTCGCTGACTTCGAGAATATCGCCGGAGGGCAGCACCATCCGGATGCGCGTAATGTAGGAACCCACCTGTCCGTACTCTCCAGGCATCGACGCGTCTTTGGTGCCCGCGGTGGCGGCGCTGCCGGCGGACAAGCTTCCGATCTCGGTGTTGACGTAAAACTGCAAGTTGTGTTTTTCGAGTTCCTGCGCAATATCGATCGCGATGGCGCCGGCCTGGACCGTGACCGTGTTTGGGCTGATGTCGAGGATCCGGTTCATATTCGACATTTCTATGAGAGTGCCCCCATCCGCAACGCCGCACGGCGGAGCGGAATGGTTGGAGCCTACAGCCCGCACCGGCGGAGGATAACTTGCCGGATTCGTCAGAATCGCGATGATGTCGCTTTCGCTTGCAGCCTGGACAACGACTTTCGGGTGAGAAACGACATCTCCAAACCAGTTCGTGACGGTGATTTCTGACATCCAACCTCCTCGCTGAATTTAACCTCCACACTTCGCCGCACGTGACACCGTGAATCAGTTGGTTTTACCGAGTTCGGAGCAGATAGTCGGATAAATATCGGTGGCCGCGCTCCTGCCGATAAAACAGTCCATATGTCCGTAGTTCGGGAATGTGATCCAGATGTAATTGTCCGATCCGTTCTTCTCGCACACATACTGGAACGTGTGGTGTGTTCCCTCGGGCAAGAACAACTGATTTTCCGCTCCCTGAATAAATGAGATCGGTATCTTCAGCTTTCCAACATTCGGCATGTACACGTCATTGCCCTGCTCATCCACGACCTGCCCCTTCTGGATCGTCGTCAGGATGTGGTTGAACGCCCGGATATTCGCCACCCCGAACATTTCAAACAACGCGGCGTGTGTCGCCGCGTTCAACTGGTCGTGCTTGTATACCTCCCCATAGATGATCCTCACCTGATGGCACACATTGCTGTTGCACAGCTCTTGCGGCGGAAACATCTGTATCACCACGTCGGCCAGGATGTTCCGCCAGTCGCTCGCAGGCAGGTCGGTGTCCACCGTCTTCTGGCCCAACGCCAGCAGGAATCCCGCCGCATGCATTCCCGCTTTGACCTGATTCAAGGTCGACGTTACGGGAAACAATCCCAGCTGAGAGCAGATCGCCTGTCTCACCCCTTCCAGTCCCGACATCATCGACATCAAGAAGGTCATCGACCCGACACAATGCACTACTACCTGCACCGTCGCGGCTCCCGATACTTCCCTCACCTTGGCGATCGCGGCCGGATAGTCTTTCCGCGCGATGTCGTCCAGCGAAAAGAGAGTCGACGCCGCCGGCAGGTCCGGACTGGCACGATAATCGAACAGCCACACGTCATAGCCGTTGGCGTAAAGATACTCCGCCAGATTGGTGTCCACGGTATCGGTCGCATACGACGACGCCGATGCGCCAAAACCTGGCGACAGCACCACCGGCCCCTTCTTCCCCCCGCAGTAACGCGTCAAGCGCAGCGTCACGTTATCGCTGGTGACCGGGTAATAGAGTTCCGGCGCATTCATCCGCAGGGAGCGCTTCTTCCGCAGCGGCGGCTTGGTCGAATCGATCTGATTCGGTTTCACAACGACGGGACCGTAGGTGTCAAACAACACCCCGGTGAAGAACTGCCCGAACTTTGCCAGCCACTGCAGGCGCTGCTGGTCGTCATCCACGTTCAGTACCTGCATGGTCTGCAGCTGGACCACAAAGTCCTGCGGCTGGATTATCAGAATGCCTTTCCCCAGTACCGGACTCGACGTACTGTCGCCGTCAAATAGCGTCACAAACAGCGTTGTCGTGTCCTTCCACAAATCGTCCGCCGTGTGATCGTTATGGATCAGTTTGATGCCACGGAAGTAGTAGGTCTTGCCCTCCTCCGACGCCAGCTTCAGCAGATAAATCATGTTGCGCGTTTCCACGGCCGAAGGATCTTCCACGAACAACTGGAACACTCCGTCGGATACCGTCATCGGTTCCGCCGACAGCGCCGGTGCGGTCACGGTACCAACCGCCTGGAATTGGTGTTGGGGATCGGTCAACATCAATTCCGCGTCCTCAGCCATCATCGTCAGCACAAACTGCATGGGCGAGTTATCCTGCTGGCCGCGATCGAAGCCCTTTTGGAAATCATCCTTGACCGCTGTCGAGAAGGATCCTTTCATCGTCTCGGTGAACTGTACTGCCGGTGTTAAGGCGGCGGGCTGCCGTTTCACCGGCGCAGCGGTGAAACCGTAGTCGATATTCCAGCCGCGGTCCGCCGCCAGCAGGGCACAGTTGCGCTCGGCGATGGCGGATATCGTCAGCAGCGGATTGATCCCCAAAGGCATTGGAATTATCGAGCCGTCCGACACCAGTAAACCGTCGTAAACCGCACCGTCCGCAGCACCCGAAAAGACCTGGCCTTTGTGATTGACCACGCCTTGATCGGCGCTCTCGGCCATGACGCAACCGCCAAGGGGATGCACCGAGGTCAGGTTCTGATTGGTCAGCTTGCTCGGATTGGCCACGTAGACGCCGCCTAAGCCTTTTGTCGCATCCAGCAGCCGCTGCTTGATTTGCTGGAAAATGGGCTGGCCTCCGACGCCGGGCCAGTCCACACGGAGCCGGTCGTCGGCCAGCAGCATTTGTCCTCCATCGTTGTCGTGCGCCATGACCAGATACGTCTGGGTATTCCTCGTCGCGCCCGCATATGGCCCATCCACCAATGTCTCCAGTTCCCTTCCCTTCTCCGCCACCGCATCCGCAAGATTTGTGCTGAGATCCTTCCCCATGAGCACAGCGGCGCTGGACAGGGTCAGCGGCATGAAATCAGCCACGCCCCCCGGGACGGAGCCTTCCTCGATCACGATTCCATCCTGCACTTGCGGTGTGTTGCGCAGATCGATAATGCCTGTAATACAAGGCCCGACGGGTTCCCGATCGGCCGGATTGTTCGCGCCGAATCCCATACCGTTGATTTCCGTCTCAGTGTTGTAGCTGAAACACAAAACATCCCCATTCCCCGTGAATCGAGAGCCGATGTTGTTCGAAAGCTGCAGTCCGGCGGCTTTCGAGCGAAGGAGAATTTCCGTAGATCCGAGCGTACCGGCTGCGAGTACCACGATGTCGGCAGTGATGAACATCGCCGGGCCGTCAAACTGTTCCTGTCCCGACTCCACCAACTGATAGTGAACAAGCCACTGGTCGTTCTTACGCTCCAGAAAACGAACGCAAACCTCAGTGTAAATTTCGGCTCCGTGATTCCAGGCATCCGGAAGGTAATTCATCAGCGTCGTGTTCTTTGCGCCGTAGTTGCAACCGGTGACACAGTCGCCGCAGCCGACGCAGGCATGCTGCTCGACGCCGAACGCATTCACCTTGTCTTCAAAAGTGACGTTGATCGGCAAGCGATAAAAGTTCCCGTTCACGCTCTTGGCCGATGTATCCAACGCCTGCAGTTTTCGGAGGGCGGGAAAGTGATCGGGGTATGGACTCGGTGTGAGCATTTGCGTGGCGCGCGTGTACCCGTCGGCCAGGCGCGTGGCCGTATCGCTGCGGAATGCGGCCGGCCAGCGCGCATCATCGAACACGCGCGGGTCCGGATGGGCCGCGACATTCGCATTGATCAATGAGGTACCGCCGAGGCCGCAACCGACGAGTACATTGATATCTTGATTGATGCGGAGATCGAGTAAAGCCGCGCGCGAACCTATATGACCGCCGGGAGAATCCAGCTGGATCTCGCGCAGCACTTCAGCCGGCGTGTCGGGATATTCGCCCGGAATATATTCGCGGCCGCGTTCCAGAATGCAAACGTCCTTACCGGCGCGCGACAAACGAGATGCCGAGATCCCGCCGCCGTAACCGGAACCGACGACCACAACGGTGTAATGGTTCTTGAGCTGTTGAACTGGGGTAGAGAGACGCTGCATCGATGACCTCCGGAAGCGATTCGAATCCTTCCAGTTAAGCCACCCGTCCTGGGCAGCGTCAGATCCTGCGGGGACCGTAGAATATTCGCGGGTTGAAGCCAAGTCAATGCCGAATGACCTTGAACTCGTCGGTATATTGTCGATTCCCAACCAACTCTCTCCTGGCCATTTCGATTTCCCGTTCATCAAGAAGTTATCAGCTATTTGATGTACGTGAAACCAGGGCAAGGTCAGTTTTGGAATGGAAAGCGCAATACTGGTTGGTTGGTGAGCCGGTGTCTGCTAACATCTGTGGCCATTGATCGCATTGCAATCTAACGGGCCTGGGCAACCTGATGGTTCAACATGATGCGGATGGCCAGATCGTAGTTCTGGGCGTCATTGCGCTTTTCGTGTGGGGCGCGTGGCCCACGAGTATTTGGGTTGCAGTATTTTTTGGAGTCGCCTGCTGTTTTCACTGGCTTG encodes:
- a CDS encoding GMC oxidoreductase — translated: MQRLSTPVQQLKNHYTVVVVGSGYGGGISASRLSRAGKDVCILERGREYIPGEYPDTPAEVLREIQLDSPGGHIGSRAALLDLRINQDINVLVGCGLGGTSLINANVAAHPDPRVFDDARWPAAFRSDTATRLADGYTRATQMLTPSPYPDHFPALRKLQALDTSAKSVNGNFYRLPINVTFEDKVNAFGVEQHACVGCGDCVTGCNYGAKNTTLMNYLPDAWNHGAEIYTEVCVRFLERKNDQWLVHYQLVESGQEQFDGPAMFITADIVVLAAGTLGSTEILLRSKAAGLQLSNNIGSRFTGNGDVLCFSYNTETEINGMGFGANNPADREPVGPCITGIIDLRNTPQVQDGIVIEEGSVPGGVADFMPLTLSSAAVLMGKDLSTNLADAVAEKGRELETLVDGPYAGATRNTQTYLVMAHDNDGGQMLLADDRLRVDWPGVGGQPIFQQIKQRLLDATKGLGGVYVANPSKLTNQNLTSVHPLGGCVMAESADQGVVNHKGQVFSGAADGAVYDGLLVSDGSIIPMPLGINPLLTISAIAERNCALLAADRGWNIDYGFTAAPVKRQPAALTPAVQFTETMKGSFSTAVKDDFQKGFDRGQQDNSPMQFVLTMMAEDAELMLTDPQHQFQAVGTVTAPALSAEPMTVSDGVFQLFVEDPSAVETRNMIYLLKLASEEGKTYYFRGIKLIHNDHTADDLWKDTTTLFVTLFDGDSTSSPVLGKGILIIQPQDFVVQLQTMQVLNVDDDQQRLQWLAKFGQFFTGVLFDTYGPVVVKPNQIDSTKPPLRKKRSLRMNAPELYYPVTSDNVTLRLTRYCGGKKGPVVLSPGFGASASSYATDTVDTNLAEYLYANGYDVWLFDYRASPDLPAASTLFSLDDIARKDYPAAIAKVREVSGAATVQVVVHCVGSMTFLMSMMSGLEGVRQAICSQLGLFPVTSTLNQVKAGMHAAGFLLALGQKTVDTDLPASDWRNILADVVIQMFPPQELCNSNVCHQVRIIYGEVYKHDQLNAATHAALFEMFGVANIRAFNHILTTIQKGQVVDEQGNDVYMPNVGKLKIPISFIQGAENQLFLPEGTHHTFQYVCEKNGSDNYIWITFPNYGHMDCFIGRSAATDIYPTICSELGKTN